One Pseudoalteromonas rubra genomic window, CAGCGCGCTACAGCGCCATTTTGGCATTGTCCCCGTCAAGCTAGCGCGCGAAGACCGCGAGCTGGTACTTAGCCTGACTTTACCAGACAAAATAGAGCCACTCAAACCACTCACCGTCGAGATCCAGGCCAACAATGTGGCAGAATCTGAGGCCAACCAGGGCTGGGTAACTTTGTCCATTGTGGATAAAGGGATCCTGAACCTCAGCCGCTATTACCCGGTAGACCCGCATCATTACTTGTTCAATCACCGCCGTTACGGAGGTGATGTGGTTGATTTATACTCTCGACGTTATGATAACCGCCCCGACCCGTTTGCGCAGTCCCGCTTTGGCAGTGACAACAATGAACGCAGTGACAACCGCAATGATAACCTGGTCGAAAGCAAAACCGTGATCCTGATGACTCAGCCGGTGCAACTGATTGACAGCAAAGCAAGCATCACGCTGGACATGCCAGACTACAACGGCGAAGTTCAAATCGTTGCGACCGCTTTCAATCAATCTCAAGTTGGTCACTACGTCGACTCCCGAGCGGTCAGCGCCCCCGTTATTTCAGAGCTCAGCGTTCCGCGCTTTTTAGTCCCGGGTGATGAAACTTCCGTCACGCTGGACTTGCATAACGTCAGTGGCCGTGAGCAGGCCTTATCCGTCAGCCTCCAACCTTCTGGCCCTGTTGAGTTTACCGAAGACGCCTCTTTTACAATGACGCTGGACGACCAAGCGCATTGGAGCAAGACGCTGCGCCTGGTCGTTGCCAACACCCCCTTGTCACACACAGCAACAGTGCAAATTGAGCTGCAAAGTACAGACATCACACAAACACGCAGCTGGTCTGTGCCCATCAAAGCCATTGAGCCTGACATAGTACAGGCCACCAGCCTGATGCTCTCTCCCGGACAGAGCCATCAAATCAGTCCGGTACTTTGGCAGGGATTGCACGTCGATAAAGCAAATGCAGGTACTCTTTACGCCAGCCATACGCCCAGATTACCTATTCGGGAATATGCCGCCGCTTTGCGTGCCTATCCCTATGGCTGTGCAGAGCAAACCACCAGCAAAGCTTGGCCGTTTCTGCTCGAGCATCCGCAGCTTGATGGTGCTTTACAACAGGCACTGCAAAGCAAACTGGCTGAAGCTGAACAACTAAACGACCCTCGCACACTGGTCAGTCAGGCAGTGCAACGACTCAAGATCATGCAAAAGCCCAGTGGTGGTTTTGCTTTGTGGGATAGCCAGGGCGCAGAACATCCCTGGTTAAGCGCTTATGTCACAGAATTTTTAACCGAGGCGCAAAACCGTTTTCCGGGCACAGTCCCGCAAAGTATGCTCAACCGAGCACACTATCGCATGCTTAGATACACCCGGGATAGCCTGGTTGATGACCTCAGCCAGGATGCGTATGAAGCAACCGCGGCAAAGAGCTTCGCGGCTTATCTTGTCAGCCAGCGCGGTCAGGTGAGCTACAGCGATTTAGAGTCCTTGCGGATCACCGACTATCCCTCCAGGTTAAGCATACTGCACATGGCGTCGGCACTGGCCAATGTCGGTGCTACCCAACAGGCTGCGTTACTACTCAGACAAGCCAGCACACTGAATCGTACTGACACCTATTTTTCCGATTATGGTTCTGCGCTACGTGACGACGCCCAGTCGGCGCTGATACTGGCGAAACTGGCAAAGCATGCTGCACTGCGCACTCAGTCACGTGCGCTGCAGACAAACTTGCTGGAGCAGCTGCCAGATCAAGCCCTGAAAACCTGGCTCAGTACGCAAGAGCGTGCTGCTTTGCTGCGTACTGCCGTACACGTCAATAAAGCCGACCCAGACAACCCGGTGCGACTGGAAATCAATGACCAACAATTGCAACACCCTGCGGTGATCAGTCATACACTTGCGCAAACGATGACACTACGCAACCCACATGACGAACCTGTTTATGTCCAATTGATGGCTAAAGGCCGTCTCAAACTGGATCCCAGTATCGCTAATGAGATTAGTCCGTTTAACACTCTGGAAACCAAGCGTATGGTCAGACGCTTGTTTGACTTAAACGGTCAACCTTTGGATAAGGCCCGTTTTAAAGTCGGCGAGCGCGTGGTCGTGGTACTTGATGTACAAACTAAAGAGCCCGTACCGGATGCACTCTTAATTGAACGTATACCCGCTGGATTTGTGCTTGAGAACCCGGCATTAATGCAAGGGTTTCCAGTCTCACAATTACTGCCTGAACACGTCACATTGGCTCCCACAGAGCACACTGAGTACCGCAACGATCGTTATGTTGCAGCACTCAAGCTCACGACCCACAAATATCAGTTTGCTTATATACTCCGAGCAGAAGTGCCTGGAGTTTACCAGGTACCACCAAGTTATCTGGAATCTATGTACCGACCCCATAAACATGTCATTTACTGGCAATACCCGTATCAATTAGAGGTCGAGCGCTGATATGTCACAGGAGCACCAACGTGATATCCGCTAAGCCAATGCGATCTCCTGGCTACCCCGGTCGAATTATTCTGGCGATTGGGGGGCTGGGTCTGCTGTTACTGAGTTGGCTGGACTGGCAATACCCATTGCCCCAGCCCTATCCGGATGGTCCTGCCACTGTGGTTACGGCGCGTGATGGACAACAATTACGCGCTTTTAGCGACAAACGGGGCGTGCATCGCTATCGGATTTCCCTGGAACAGGTTGACCCATTTTATGTGACTGCCCTGCTGGATTATGAAGATCGCTGGTTTTACTATCATCCCGGCGTCAACCCACTGGCACTGTGCAGAGCACTGTGGCAATGGCTGGTCCATGGCCGGATTATTTCTGGCGGTTCAACCCTGACCATGCAGGTAGCCCGGCTACTTGACCCACATGAACGCTCAGTCCCCGGAAAACTAAAGCAAATGGCCAGAGCCATACAACTGGAATGGCACTATAGCAAAGCAGAGATCCTCACTTTATATCTCAATCTGGCACCATTTGGCGGAAATATTGAGGGCGTTGAAGCCGCATCGCAACGTTACTTTAACAAGCCCGCCAGACACTTATCGATTAACCAATCTGCCTTATTAGTCGTATTACCCCAAAAGCCGTCCTACAACCGCCCGGATCGTTACCCCGAACGCGCCAGGGCCATGCGTAACAAAGTACTCCGGCGACTGGCTGACAGCCAACTGGTGAATCCTGAGCAGCTAGGGCTGCTGAGCCGCGAGCCTGTGAGCTTATCCTCCGATGCTCAACCGCCTCTGGCCCCGTTGTTAAGCCGTCGGCTAAAACGCCAATATCCGGGACAGCATGTGATCCGTACTACCCTGGATCATACGCTACAGCAGCGCCTCAGCAAGTTACTGACGCATACAAAACACAGGTTGACCGGCAAAAGTTCAGCGGCTGTTCTGATAGTGCATAATCAGCGTGCTGAAGTATTGGCGTACCAAGGCTCTGTTGATTTTCGCGACGATAGCCGGTTCGCTCATGTCGATATGATCCGCGCTGTACGCTCCCCAGGTTCAACATTAAAACCTTTTATTTATGGGCTGGGACTGGATCTGGGCCTGATCCACAGTCAAAGCCTGATGAGCGATATCCCCAGCAACTTTGACGGATATAAGCCGCAAAATCTGACCGGACAGTTTAGTGGGGCGGTGAGCGCCAGCAAAGCTTTGCAACACTCTCTCAATGTGCCGGCTATTCAGTTACTTCATCGGATCGGTGCTGAGCGTTTTGAACAACAGTTGAGCAATGCCCAGATTAAGCTACATCATCAACATGCAAACCTCGCAGTCGGACTAGGTGGCACCGGGATTGAACTAATCGAACTGGCAAGATTATACAGATCACTGGCCAGTCAGGGCAAAGTCAGAGACTTATCTCTTATTGCACACCACCCGCGCTTTCCGCGCTCAGACTATGTTTTGCTTTCTCCTGGTGCCAGCTGGATCACATTTGAAATGCTTAGCCAATTGTCGGCACCGGATCGAGTCGTCCCCAGCAATCGTCGCAAAATCGCCTGGAAAACCGGCACCAGCTATGGTTACCGGGATTTCTGGGCAGTTGGCGTCAGCGCAGACTACACGGTGGCAGTCTGGGTAGGACGCCCGGATGCCAGCCCAATAGTCGGATACCTCGGAGCAACACGCGCTGCGCCTTTGATGTTTGATGTCTTTGACTTGCTTCCCGCTGATGTACAAAGTCTCGCTTTACCTGCTCAGGTCAAGCCAGTACAGATCTGCTGGCCAGGTGGTCTGGCACACCAAAATACCCCAAACAGTGCTTGCCAGACACAGTTATCAGCCTACACCCTCAATGGCATGACACCGCCCACAATGCACAGCCAGGGGCATTTTATGACTAAACCCGGCTGGCCTGATGACCTTGCCAGCTGGCTTGAACGACACAATGCCCCTACTCAAAACACGGGCAATCAGCGGCTCCGTATCATCCAACCACGCAGTGGTCAGCATTATTATCGCCAGCAAGTGTCAAAAATAGAGTTAACTGTATCGGGGGGAGGTGATCCGCAAGATAAAGCAGTTCGCTGGTATATCAATCATGAACCACATGCCTCAACCACGCTGCCTTTGTCTGATTATCAGGGCAATGTGGTGATCACGGCTTGCTTTGCCGAACACTGTGACCAGCAAAACATCGTCATACATCCCTAATGTCAGTATTGTATTATTGCATTGCGGTTTTTAGATAGCCCACCACAGTGTGTAAATCAACCAGGCGTTGTTGCGCTTCTTCTTTGCTTATTCCCTGGATAGCCTCATAATCATCAAGGAAAATGGCACTGTCATAATCACCCGTTGTGGCGTTTTTAACGTACACCAGTACGTAGCAATAACGCAAAATAGAATCCAGATAGCGGAAGAATTCGATGTCGTCGGCACTGAGGTCCGGTTTTACTCCACTGCCAAGCCTGCTTATAAACACCTGCTTAACATAAACACTTTGACTTCCCTTTGTGTACTTAACAACACCGTAACAGCCACTGTTATTTATTGATTCAGAGAAGATATCTGCGACTGGAAGTAAGTCTGGCTGATGCATAATCCCGTTCCTGATAACATTAGTTTCATATAATGTTAGAACAAAATTACAAAATGACTATAAAATGACATTAATAAAACCCCAAAAGAGTGCGTAAGCCCCCTTTTGGGGAAAGTTTAACCTGATAGTGAGGCTGCTACATTAATGTGTTACCTGCATCTGTTAGACACTGCGTGTTGCCAGTGCCGGAGACACTCTGGCCGCCATCCACGCAGGCTGACACACAGCCAGTTGACCAACAATAAGAATAACCCCTGCGACCTGAATTAAATAAATAACGGGTACAGGTGTCATATCAAAGTGATTGACCAGCTGAACATTCGCAAGCAGCGCACAGATCACACCAAACACAATGCCAATGAAGGTCACAATCGCATTTTCTGTCATACAATAACGTAAAATGTCTCCCCGACTGGCGCCCAGTGCCCTGCGCGTACCTATTTGCTTGCGACGCTTTACAATGGTAAAACGCGCCTGGCCAAAAATTCCCAGTAATGTCAGAAGCACCAGCCCCACAATGACCCAGTACAGAGTCTTGATAGCCGCAGTTTCGGATTTGAACTTGTCTTCACGCATCTGCTGATAATCCATCACTTTATCCAAATGGCGACCCGGTGTCTTCATAAGCTGCTCTACGACTTGTAGCTTTGCCTGCTCAAGATCCCCCGGCCGGGTGCGTACCAGGACCTTATAGTCACTGCTGATATGTCGTAACGGAACCAATACCGTATTGGCATGGGAATACCAGCCTGGCCAGACGGATTTCAACTCTTTGACCACGCCCTTCACAATGTAAGGCTCATAATTCAAATAGACAGTAGTGCCCAATATCGCACGCCAGTCATCCGGGTAAAAGCGCTCTGCAAACCCCTTAGACACAATCGCTTGTGTGACATTTGCACTATAATCTATCGAGTCTAGTACCTCCCCCTCTGTAGGCGCCTCACCTGCAATTAACTCCAGTCCCATCGTGTCGATGGCATGCTCATCTCCGGTGTAGTAACCCGTATAGATATTCATGTCTTCATCAGTTGGGCCCAACCCAGTCAGTGCATAACTTCCCCAGTCGCTCAACGGGAATGCATTCATAACAGTCACATTTTCAACACTGGGTAAGCTACGAATATCCCGTAAATCCTGTTTAACCAGCGCGATCATTTCTTCTGGTTCACTACTTTGTACGTTGGTCTGAAATGTGAAAATCACATCTTCATCCAGTCCACTGGGTTCAATCAGCAGTGCCTCTTTTTGGATGATCAGATATACTGCATTCACCAAAATCGTAAAAGTCACAGCAATTTGCAGTATCAATAATAGCGGCGCTGATTTGGCACGCCACAGAGTGTTTAGTATCGGTTTTAAATCATTCATTGCCTGGCTCCTATAAGCTCTTCAGCTGAGCTGAAGGCTGCGTTTGCGCCGCCCGATAGATTGGCCACAAGCCAAACAAAGTGCTACTGAGCACCGCCAGAACGACGGTCATCACCACCAGAGGTAAACTCATTTGCATTAGACCCGCGGGTAAGTGTGCAAATATATCAGCAGTTATGCGCAGCCCCAGTTGTGCCAGGGCCAGCCCCAGGAATCCCCCTAAGATGCCAATCAATACCGTTTCACAACCGAACTGCATTGCAATGTGTTGCTTACTGGCACCCACAGCTCTGCGTAACCCCACCTCAGCGCCTTTGCCGTAAAATTTTATCAGCATCAGGCCCATGCAATTGAGCAGACAAGCCACAAGAAATGCAGCGGCCAGCCAGACAGCAATAAAGTCGTCCTCTTCCACCACACGGTCTTCAATGAGCGACTCAGTAATATTGAAAATCTTACTCAAGTTCTCCCGCGCAAATCGCCCACCACTTTTTTGCTCTTCCACGTAGGCATTAATATAATCCATGTAATCGCCGCGTTGCATAGCTGCTTCCAGTTCAACCCAATAGCGGATCCATACGCACTCAGATGCCAGAAAGGTTTCCAGTGTGCCATCACCCAATGGCGCCCAGCATTGCCAGCCCATTTCGCCTTTCGACAAAAGATTGTTGTTGACCTGGAATTGAAAGGGGGTGAACAAAGGGAAAGGCAAATTATGCGCATGATGTGGTCCGTGAAATACCTGAGGAAGGGGTGACCAGCTGTCAATCACACCGACTATTCTTGCCAGGTGTTTTCCGATATACACATGCTGTCCGACTGAGTTAGCACCCGAGAATAGCCGGTCGTTTGTTTGCCTGTCCAGGACCACCAATGCAGCCCCTTCCCGGTCCGCTTGATCTGACCAGGGAGCACCATACAAAAATGGCACATTAAACATGGCGAAAAAATCATTGTTGACGGAATTGAAGCGCAACATTTTGGCTTCTTTGTCGGTCTGACTTTCACTGCGCACCATACTTTTGTACATCACCGCCGCACTTTGCCGCAGGCCCTTGCTGTCCTCTAGCAAATTCATGGTATCCATATAGGTCAGCATAGGTGGGATAACTTCCTCCCCTTTAGCCAGCTGATACGCTTTATCCGGGCTCCAGCTACTGAGGCGCACGGAGAAAACCCGATCACTTTTTTCGGGTAAGGGATCTTGAGCCATCATAATACTGACGGTCGAGGTGATCATGGTGGCCGCAATGCCCATCGCGATCGTGCCAATCATCAGAATACTTAACAACGGCGTTTTTTTGAGACTGAGCCAGGCCAGTTTGAAGTAGTAGCCAATTAGCATACCCACCTCCCCGAAACAGATTGGTTAGGGCAATAAATAGGTACAAACAAGGTTGACCGATTTGAATTGAATCGCATACTTATTCCTTTATTATTTTAATTATATTTCCTTTAAATTCAGGTCACATCATGTGACCTGCACTTTAAACACTGCGTGTCGCCAACGCTGGCGAAACACGCGCAGCTTGCCATGCAGGCTGAAACACAGCACATTGACCAGCAAACAGAATGATCACTGCACCTGCCGTCAAATAGTTGGCCGGTACCGGCGCGAGACCAAAATAGCTCACTAGCTGCGTATTGACCAAAACAGCACAGAGTATGCCAATGACCACACCAACCAGCGTCACAATGAAATTCTCTAACATATAATAACGCAACACCTGAAACTGATTAGCCCCCAGCGCACGACGGGTGCCAATTTGCTTACGGCGCTTCAGAATGGCAAACCTAGCCTGCCCAAAAATGGCCAGCATAGTCAGGATCAATAACCCCACCAGGACCAGTTGCAACGTTTGCAACTCAGCAACGTCTGTTCGGTAGCTTTCCTCTCGGATCTGACTAAACGGTTTGAGCTTATCGATTTGCCTGCCAGGCGTCATCAGCAGCAGACCTTTGACATCCAGCATGGCCTGATCCAGCGCAGCCGGCTTTGCTTTTACCATAATGCCCACTTTGTCCCGAACTTCAAATGTGGGGGACACTACAGCATGCTCAAAGAGCCGCCAAAAGCTCCAGACCGCCTTGAGATCGTCCACAACACCAATCACCTGCTGTGGTTCATTGTGCACATACAGAGTCTTGCCGAGCACATCACGCCAGTTATCAGGATGCAATGTTTGCGCGAGCGCTCTGGAAATCACCACTTTCCCGCCAGACCGTGCCCCAAAAAAAGAGTGCGAGACATCACTCCTTTCAAACCATTGTCCTGCGACTAGTTGCAAATCCAGAGTATCGAGGCTGTCATAATTACTGCCGTAATAACCGCTCGAGGTGAGCTTGTCTTCATCAGCCGGGCCATAACCAATATCAACAGAGCGACCATACCCACTCAGGGGCACAGAGGTCACAGGGATGGCATTATCGACACTGTCCAGGCCTTTAATATCGCGTATTGCTTGCTCAAACTCAGCAACTCGGGCTTCCCCGGTTTCCTGTAAGTTGATAAACAGGGAAAACACCTGCTTTTCGTTGACACCACTGGGCGCTGTCACTTTTTCGTGCTTTTGCATCACCATATAAACGGCATTGACAAAAATGGTAAATGTCACGGCTATCTGTAACACCAACAGCAAAGGAGACGTTTTACTGTGCCAAAGAGATTTAAGAATGACGGTAAAATCCTTCATGACTTCCTCCTACAAACTCTTAAGCTGACTGGATGGCTGGATCTGCGCTGCACGATAAATTGGCCACAAACCAAATAACACACTGGTCACCACAGACAGAATCAAAGTCATCAGCATGATCTTCAGATCCATTTGCATAATGGTGACATTGAGATAGGTGAATATTTGCTGGATTAGCTGCAAACCCAGCTGCGCAAATATCAGGCCCAATACGCCCCCTAAAATACCAATCAGAAATGCCTCACACAGGAACTGCCAGCAGATGTCGTTACGACTGGCTCCCACGGCTCGTCGTAGCCCTATTTCACTGCCTTTACCATAAAACTTGTTCATCATCAGGCTCATACAATTGAGCAAACAGGCCAGTAAAAAGGCAAACGCCAGCCACACTGCCATGTCATTTTCGTTACTCAGCACCTCAGCCCAGCGCAGGTATTCATCAATGGTGAATAAGCGACTGAGATTCTCTCTGGCAAACCGACCTGCCGATTTTTGCTCATCAACATAGGCATTGATAAAATCCATATAATCAGCTCTGTCTTCGGCTGACTCCAGTTCAGCCCAATAAAACAGCCAAATACAATCAGACGCAATGAAAACGCTAAAATCGACATCTTCAACGTCTTGCCAACAGGACCAGGTTACGTCGTTATGAGAAAAAATTTGTTGATTAATCTGATATTCCAGCGGTACAAACAGCGCCTCAGGGTCCTGATATGCCTGTGAAGATAAATAATAGAATCTCGGGATCGGAAACCAGTCGTCCATCACACCAACAATTTGCATCAACGACTCACCCAAAACAATATGGCGGCCCACCGAGTTGGCGCCTCCAAACAACTCATCGTTCAGGGCTTTGGTGATCACAACCACCGGATTACCTGAACTGTCATCCTGTTCAGACCAGGCATTACCATATAAAAATGGCACCTGGAACATAGAAAAGAAATCGTTGTGGGTGGTGCGTATCATACGCATTTGTGCATCTCGGCGATTTTGCTCCTCAGCCCGGCTCATTATTTTAAACAGCCCGATGGCCGTTTCCTGTTTCGCCTTCGCGGCCGCTTTGAGGCCTCGGACATCCCGGTAAGAGACCATTGCGGGTATCTCTTCCTGGCCATCGACCATCAGATATGGCTGATCAGGCCCCCAGGAGCTTAGTTGCACAGTAAACAATCTGTCACTTTTTGCTGGCAGGGGATCTTTGGTCATCATATAACTCACGGTATATGTCACCATCGCCGCAGCAATCCCCAAAGCGATAGTGCTCACCATAAGCACACTCAGCAATGGTGTTTTGCGTAAGCTGAGCCACGCCAGCTTAAAATAATAACTCAACATATGTGTTCCTAAGCAATCGCCTGCTCTGGGGCAAGACGCTCACTCAGCACACCGTCTTTTATCTCTATGATCCTTTGTGCCTGACTGGCCTGCTCCGTGTCATGTGTCACCATCAAAATACTCGTACCTTTGGCGTTGATATCTTTAAGCAGGGACATAATGCCATCAGCCATCTTTGAATCCAGGTTACCTGTGGGTTCATCCGCCAACAAAAATGCCGGGCTGCCCGCCAATGCCCGTGCGATTGCAACACGCTGCTGTTGACCACCAGAGAGCTGTTGTGGGTAATGATCTTTTCGACTTGCCAGACCGACCTGCTGCAAGGCGTCCATAACACGCTGTTTGCGCTCACTGGCGCTAAAGCTGCGATAACGCAGCGGCATTTCGACATTATCGAATAAATTCAGTTCCGGGATCAGATTAAACCCCTGAAAGATAAAGCCGATCTTCTCATTTCGTAAGCGCGACTTTTGCTTATCTGACAGGCCTGTGACATCGTTACCATCGAGCAAATACTGCCCTTCGCAATATTCTTCCAGCAATCCTGCAATGTTCAGAAAGGTTGTTTTACC contains:
- a CDS encoding ABC transporter permease — translated: MKDFTVILKSLWHSKTSPLLLVLQIAVTFTIFVNAVYMVMQKHEKVTAPSGVNEKQVFSLFINLQETGEARVAEFEQAIRDIKGLDSVDNAIPVTSVPLSGYGRSVDIGYGPADEDKLTSSGYYGSNYDSLDTLDLQLVAGQWFERSDVSHSFFGARSGGKVVISRALAQTLHPDNWRDVLGKTLYVHNEPQQVIGVVDDLKAVWSFWRLFEHAVVSPTFEVRDKVGIMVKAKPAALDQAMLDVKGLLLMTPGRQIDKLKPFSQIREESYRTDVAELQTLQLVLVGLLILTMLAIFGQARFAILKRRKQIGTRRALGANQFQVLRYYMLENFIVTLVGVVIGILCAVLVNTQLVSYFGLAPVPANYLTAGAVIILFAGQCAVFQPAWQAARVSPALATRSV
- a CDS encoding ABC transporter permease is translated as MNDLKPILNTLWRAKSAPLLLILQIAVTFTILVNAVYLIIQKEALLIEPSGLDEDVIFTFQTNVQSSEPEEMIALVKQDLRDIRSLPSVENVTVMNAFPLSDWGSYALTGLGPTDEDMNIYTGYYTGDEHAIDTMGLELIAGEAPTEGEVLDSIDYSANVTQAIVSKGFAERFYPDDWRAILGTTVYLNYEPYIVKGVVKELKSVWPGWYSHANTVLVPLRHISSDYKVLVRTRPGDLEQAKLQVVEQLMKTPGRHLDKVMDYQQMREDKFKSETAAIKTLYWVIVGLVLLTLLGIFGQARFTIVKRRKQIGTRRALGASRGDILRYCMTENAIVTFIGIVFGVICALLANVQLVNHFDMTPVPVIYLIQVAGVILIVGQLAVCQPAWMAARVSPALATRSV
- a CDS encoding alpha-2-macroglobulin family protein — protein: MSGTTPFHSIAVFVFFFVFLLQTGIQAQAKVMQQPKLAIVGSGPLVAKGSSQSIPITYQHIDAVDVELLRLNSAHDFLSRYYLTDKLYPSSLDRLQYTYDSVFADRFTLPTSTKTGTQSARLPIPKSLPSGWYIIVLKALGMFDDLQAKHLLLTDLGIQAKVFKRHASFQVNRLSNGLPVAGAKVKAYRKHELLREAKTDTQGTVHFDITLNRDDIIVAEYGEQDEPDLALLPIKEVPLDLSDYQIGGRPYQEQEAYIYSNRDLVKPGETLPVNILLRDADGVAIVDQPVTLSVTNPLQEEMLREQLSPQQGSFFSKRLHTGKSWPTGRYKVSVMLDPTAQSAIGHFEFQLEEFVPERMDLTFSGQQPFISAGSSMAVSVQGRYLFGSPAAGNTLKASLVHSAVRHYPGPYAAFFVGEDFYLSNRFQTLPDQRLSEQGTLALTLPTVPSGALKSPVKTQVNLSLLESGGAAVQRQLSYTSWKSHSLPAVKPAQAEFKYATDAEFELALLSPDGQQLTSGELEVELSYDQGRYFWFYEEGIGWRRQSQPQWRSEARQTVNLNQNTHTVRFPVDWGNYRLTVTDVNSQIKTVYDFYAGWYRGYQQLKAKPQHLTIQLDKTHYQAGEVVTVELDVPTDGQLQLALETDKVLWSQSHTVRKGKTTLRVPLDKTLARHDLYLTATLLSGQSSALQRHFGIVPVKLAREDRELVLSLTLPDKIEPLKPLTVEIQANNVAESEANQGWVTLSIVDKGILNLSRYYPVDPHHYLFNHRRYGGDVVDLYSRRYDNRPDPFAQSRFGSDNNERSDNRNDNLVESKTVILMTQPVQLIDSKASITLDMPDYNGEVQIVATAFNQSQVGHYVDSRAVSAPVISELSVPRFLVPGDETSVTLDLHNVSGREQALSVSLQPSGPVEFTEDASFTMTLDDQAHWSKTLRLVVANTPLSHTATVQIELQSTDITQTRSWSVPIKAIEPDIVQATSLMLSPGQSHQISPVLWQGLHVDKANAGTLYASHTPRLPIREYAAALRAYPYGCAEQTTSKAWPFLLEHPQLDGALQQALQSKLAEAEQLNDPRTLVSQAVQRLKIMQKPSGGFALWDSQGAEHPWLSAYVTEFLTEAQNRFPGTVPQSMLNRAHYRMLRYTRDSLVDDLSQDAYEATAAKSFAAYLVSQRGQVSYSDLESLRITDYPSRLSILHMASALANVGATQQAALLLRQASTLNRTDTYFSDYGSALRDDAQSALILAKLAKHAALRTQSRALQTNLLEQLPDQALKTWLSTQERAALLRTAVHVNKADPDNPVRLEINDQQLQHPAVISHTLAQTMTLRNPHDEPVYVQLMAKGRLKLDPSIANEISPFNTLETKRMVRRLFDLNGQPLDKARFKVGERVVVVLDVQTKEPVPDALLIERIPAGFVLENPALMQGFPVSQLLPEHVTLAPTEHTEYRNDRYVAALKLTTHKYQFAYILRAEVPGVYQVPPSYLESMYRPHKHVIYWQYPYQLEVER
- a CDS encoding ABC transporter permease — translated: MLSYYFKLAWLSLRKTPLLSVLMVSTIALGIAAAMVTYTVSYMMTKDPLPAKSDRLFTVQLSSWGPDQPYLMVDGQEEIPAMVSYRDVRGLKAAAKAKQETAIGLFKIMSRAEEQNRRDAQMRMIRTTHNDFFSMFQVPFLYGNAWSEQDDSSGNPVVVITKALNDELFGGANSVGRHIVLGESLMQIVGVMDDWFPIPRFYYLSSQAYQDPEALFVPLEYQINQQIFSHNDVTWSCWQDVEDVDFSVFIASDCIWLFYWAELESAEDRADYMDFINAYVDEQKSAGRFARENLSRLFTIDEYLRWAEVLSNENDMAVWLAFAFLLACLLNCMSLMMNKFYGKGSEIGLRRAVGASRNDICWQFLCEAFLIGILGGVLGLIFAQLGLQLIQQIFTYLNVTIMQMDLKIMLMTLILSVVTSVLFGLWPIYRAAQIQPSSQLKSL
- a CDS encoding ABC transporter ATP-binding protein, whose amino-acid sequence is MLKMSKLAKAYYTDTVKTQALQPFDLEVQQGEFVAVIGPSGSGKTTFLNIAGLLEEYCEGQYLLDGNDVTGLSDKQKSRLRNEKIGFIFQGFNLIPELNLFDNVEMPLRYRSFSASERKQRVMDALQQVGLASRKDHYPQQLSGGQQQRVAIARALAGSPAFLLADEPTGNLDSKMADGIMSLLKDINAKGTSILMVTHDTEQASQAQRIIEIKDGVLSERLAPEQAIA
- the pbpC gene encoding penicillin-binding protein 1C, which produces MISAKPMRSPGYPGRIILAIGGLGLLLLSWLDWQYPLPQPYPDGPATVVTARDGQQLRAFSDKRGVHRYRISLEQVDPFYVTALLDYEDRWFYYHPGVNPLALCRALWQWLVHGRIISGGSTLTMQVARLLDPHERSVPGKLKQMARAIQLEWHYSKAEILTLYLNLAPFGGNIEGVEAASQRYFNKPARHLSINQSALLVVLPQKPSYNRPDRYPERARAMRNKVLRRLADSQLVNPEQLGLLSREPVSLSSDAQPPLAPLLSRRLKRQYPGQHVIRTTLDHTLQQRLSKLLTHTKHRLTGKSSAAVLIVHNQRAEVLAYQGSVDFRDDSRFAHVDMIRAVRSPGSTLKPFIYGLGLDLGLIHSQSLMSDIPSNFDGYKPQNLTGQFSGAVSASKALQHSLNVPAIQLLHRIGAERFEQQLSNAQIKLHHQHANLAVGLGGTGIELIELARLYRSLASQGKVRDLSLIAHHPRFPRSDYVLLSPGASWITFEMLSQLSAPDRVVPSNRRKIAWKTGTSYGYRDFWAVGVSADYTVAVWVGRPDASPIVGYLGATRAAPLMFDVFDLLPADVQSLALPAQVKPVQICWPGGLAHQNTPNSACQTQLSAYTLNGMTPPTMHSQGHFMTKPGWPDDLASWLERHNAPTQNTGNQRLRIIQPRSGQHYYRQQVSKIELTVSGGGDPQDKAVRWYINHEPHASTTLPLSDYQGNVVITACFAEHCDQQNIVIHP
- a CDS encoding ABC transporter permease; its protein translation is MLIGYYFKLAWLSLKKTPLLSILMIGTIAMGIAATMITSTVSIMMAQDPLPEKSDRVFSVRLSSWSPDKAYQLAKGEEVIPPMLTYMDTMNLLEDSKGLRQSAAVMYKSMVRSESQTDKEAKMLRFNSVNNDFFAMFNVPFLYGAPWSDQADREGAALVVLDRQTNDRLFSGANSVGQHVYIGKHLARIVGVIDSWSPLPQVFHGPHHAHNLPFPLFTPFQFQVNNNLLSKGEMGWQCWAPLGDGTLETFLASECVWIRYWVELEAAMQRGDYMDYINAYVEEQKSGGRFARENLSKIFNITESLIEDRVVEEDDFIAVWLAAAFLVACLLNCMGLMLIKFYGKGAEVGLRRAVGASKQHIAMQFGCETVLIGILGGFLGLALAQLGLRITADIFAHLPAGLMQMSLPLVVMTVVLAVLSSTLFGLWPIYRAAQTQPSAQLKSL